A single window of Ovis canadensis isolate MfBH-ARS-UI-01 breed Bighorn chromosome 17, ARS-UI_OviCan_v2, whole genome shotgun sequence DNA harbors:
- the ZNF664 gene encoding zinc finger protein 664 isoform X1, translated as MRDSETAACNCSLCKEISKSRYQIGTMIYKCPMCREFFSERADLFMHQKIHTAEKPHKCDKCDKGFFHISELHIHWRDHTGEKVYKCDDCGKDFSTTTKLNRHKKIHTVEKPYKCYECGKAFNWSSHLQIHMRVHTGEKPYVCSECGRGFSNSSNLCMHQRVHTGEKPFKCEECGKAFRHTSSLCMHQRVHTGEKPYKCYECGKAFSQSSSLCIHQRVHTGEKPYRCCGCGKAFSQSSSLCIHQRVHTGEKPFKCDECGKAFSQSTSLCIHQRVHTKERNHLKISVI; from the coding sequence ATGAGAGACTCTGAGACAGCCGCCTGTAACTGTAGTCTTTGTAAGGAAATCTCTAAATCACGATACCAAATAGGAACCATGATCTACAAGTGCCCCATGTGCAGGGAGTTTTTCTCTGAGAGAGCAGATCTTTTTATGCATCAGAAAATTCACACTGCTGAGAAGCCCCATAAATGTGACAAGTGTGACAAGGGTTTCTTTCATATATCAGAACTTCATATTCATTGGCGAGACCACACAGGAGAGAAGGTCTATAAATGTGACGATTGCGGTAAGGATTTCAGTACTACGACCAAACTTAACAGACATAAGAAAATCCACACAGTGGAGAAGCCCTATAAGTGTTACGAGTGTGGCAAAGCCTTCAATTGGAGCTCACACCTGCAGATTCACATGAGAGTTCATACAGGTGAGAAACCCTATGTCTGTAGTGAGTGTGGAAGGGGCTTTAGCAATAGTTCAAACCTCTGCATGCATCAGAGAGTGCACACCGGAGAGAAGCCCTTTAAATGTGAAGAGTGTGGGAAGGCCTTCAGGCACACTTCCAGCCTCTGCATGCATCAGAGAGTCCACACAGGAGAGAAGCCCTATAAATGCTATGAGTGTGGGAAGGCCTTCAGCCAGAGCTCCAGCCTCTGCATCCATCAGAGAGTGCACACCGGGGAGAAGCCCTATAGGTGCTGTGGGTGTGGGAAGGCCTTCAGCCAGAGCTCCAGCCTCTGCATCCATCAGAGAGTGCACACAGGGGAAAAACCTTTTAAGTGCGATGAGTGTGGGAAGGCCTTCAGTCAGAGCACCAGCCTCTGCATCCACCAGAGAGTGCACACAAAGGAGAGAAACCATCTCAAAATATCAGTTATATAA